A part of Halobaculum sp. MBLA0143 genomic DNA contains:
- a CDS encoding DNA-directed DNA polymerase encodes MDQTTFDDLAVSDDGGERPDAEAVAVAGETGTHVSEVIEGDDVRVPDPRAETTVEIMVTAVDYSVEGRGSDEYPVVHVFGRTPENELEHVRVVGVEPYFYVPTDHVADRDLTSEYDVVVDTREHPHGDPDNDRFESIRGEPVTKVAARTPRDVGQIRDDFRTTYEADILFPNRFLIDHGVTSGIRVEPRRVDDDPDAPIQVTADHLEAADVDADLRVNTFDIEVDDRNGFPEDGDEPIVCLTSHDSYRDEYVLWLYDAPVGDGVVDDSFDDYEFISEGASVRVEQFTAEDAMLDAFIAYLEKTNPDVTTGWNFEDFDAPYLLDRMEELNGASDYDLAPDRASRVGETWRSGWGGPDVKGRVVFDLLYAYQRTQFSELDSYRLDAVAELELGVGKERYTGDIGDLWEDDPTRLLEYNLRDVELCVEIDRQQNLIDFWDDTRKFVGCQLEDAPTPGDVVDMYVLHEAYGEFVLPTKGQQAGEEFEGGAVFEPISGVAENVSVLDLKSLYPMCMVTINASPETIVDDPEAYDGETYRAPNGTRFRKEPDGMMREMVDALLTEREQKKQQRNEHDPDTEAYEKFDRQQSSIKVIMNSLYGVSGWEQFRLYDKDNAAAITAMGRRVIEFTEEAAAEIDYDITYGDTDSIMLSLSDVETTGVEVPDPVREAHPEMSESELQTLAAAIDASEEIESYINDRYDEFASEELDAEEHRFQIEFEKLYRRFFQAGKKKRYAGHIVWKEGKHVDDIDITGFEYTRSDIAPITKRVQKRVIEMIVTGEDLDDVKEFLHEEIQAFQAGDVDVDEIGIPGGIGKSLDNYETDTAQVRGAKYANLLLGTNFQSGSKPKRLYLDNVHPDFYDRIESELGLEPNGGDQDDALYTEFKRDPDVICYEFADEIPPEFDVDYDKMLEKTLKGPIERITESLGLSWDEIESGQTQTGLGQWG; translated from the coding sequence CGAGATCATGGTGACCGCCGTCGACTACTCCGTCGAGGGGCGCGGCAGCGACGAGTACCCGGTCGTCCACGTGTTCGGTCGGACCCCGGAGAACGAACTGGAGCACGTCCGCGTCGTCGGCGTGGAGCCGTACTTCTACGTCCCGACGGACCACGTCGCCGACCGCGACCTCACCTCCGAGTACGACGTCGTCGTCGACACCCGCGAACACCCTCACGGCGACCCCGACAACGACCGGTTCGAGAGCATCCGTGGCGAGCCCGTCACCAAGGTCGCCGCCCGCACCCCCCGGGACGTGGGGCAGATCCGCGACGACTTCCGGACCACCTACGAGGCGGACATTCTGTTTCCGAACCGCTTCCTGATCGACCACGGCGTCACCTCCGGGATCAGGGTCGAGCCCCGCCGCGTCGACGACGACCCGGACGCCCCGATCCAGGTGACCGCCGACCACCTGGAGGCCGCCGACGTGGACGCCGACCTCCGGGTGAACACGTTCGACATCGAGGTGGACGACCGCAACGGCTTCCCGGAAGACGGCGACGAGCCCATCGTCTGTCTGACGAGTCACGACTCCTACCGCGACGAGTACGTGTTGTGGCTGTACGACGCCCCCGTCGGCGACGGCGTCGTCGACGACTCCTTCGACGACTACGAGTTCATCTCCGAAGGGGCGAGTGTCCGTGTCGAGCAGTTCACGGCGGAGGACGCGATGCTGGACGCATTTATTGCGTACTTGGAAAAGACTAATCCGGACGTTACAACTGGTTGGAATTTTGAGGATTTCGACGCCCCGTACCTTCTCGACCGGATGGAGGAGCTCAACGGCGCCAGCGACTACGACCTCGCGCCGGACCGTGCCTCCCGGGTCGGGGAGACCTGGCGCTCGGGCTGGGGTGGCCCGGACGTGAAGGGCCGTGTCGTGTTCGACCTGTTGTACGCCTACCAACGGACGCAGTTCTCCGAGTTGGACTCGTACCGACTGGACGCGGTCGCGGAGCTGGAACTGGGCGTCGGGAAGGAACGGTACACCGGCGACATCGGCGACCTCTGGGAGGACGACCCGACGCGTCTCCTGGAGTACAACCTCCGGGACGTGGAGCTGTGTGTCGAGATCGACCGCCAGCAGAATCTGATCGACTTCTGGGACGACACCCGGAAGTTCGTCGGCTGTCAGCTGGAGGACGCCCCCACCCCCGGCGACGTGGTGGACATGTACGTCCTCCACGAGGCGTACGGGGAGTTCGTCCTGCCGACGAAGGGCCAACAGGCCGGCGAGGAGTTCGAGGGCGGGGCCGTGTTCGAGCCGATCTCCGGGGTCGCGGAGAACGTCTCGGTGCTCGACCTGAAGAGCCTCTACCCGATGTGTATGGTGACGATCAACGCCTCCCCGGAGACGATCGTCGACGACCCGGAGGCGTACGACGGGGAGACGTACCGCGCCCCGAACGGTACCCGGTTCCGGAAGGAACCGGACGGGATGATGCGGGAGATGGTGGACGCGCTGCTGACGGAGCGCGAACAGAAGAAACAACAGCGCAACGAACACGATCCCGACACCGAAGCCTACGAAAAATTCGACAGACAACAATCTTCAATAAAAGTAATCATGAACTCTTTGTATGGGGTGTCGGGGTGGGAGCAGTTCCGGTTGTACGACAAGGACAACGCCGCGGCGATCACGGCGATGGGCCGGCGCGTAATCGAGTTCACGGAGGAGGCGGCCGCCGAAATTGACTACGATATTACGTACGGAGATACCGATTCTATAATGTTATCTCTTTCAGATGTGGAAACAACTGGGGTCGAAGTCCCCGACCCGGTCCGGGAGGCCCACCCGGAAATGTCGGAGTCGGAGTTACAGACGCTGGCAGCGGCGATCGACGCCAGCGAGGAGATCGAGTCGTACATCAACGACCGCTACGACGAGTTCGCCAGCGAGGAGTTGGACGCCGAGGAACACCGGTTCCAGATCGAGTTCGAGAAGCTGTACCGGCGGTTCTTCCAGGCGGGCAAGAAGAAGCGCTACGCGGGCCACATCGTCTGGAAGGAGGGGAAACACGTCGACGACATCGACATCACGGGGTTCGAGTACACCCGGTCGGACATCGCGCCGATCACGAAACGGGTTCAGAAGCGCGTGATCGAGATGATCGTCACCGGCGAAGACCTCGACGACGTGAAGGAGTTCCTCCACGAGGAGATCCAAGCGTTCCAGGCGGGCGACGTAGACGTCGACGAGATCGGCATCCCGGGCGGGATCGGGAAGAGTCTCGACAACTACGAGACGGACACCGCCCAGGTCCGCGGAGCGAAGTACGCCAACCTCCTGTTGGGCACCAACTTCCAGTCCGGTTCGAAGCCGAAACGACTGTACCTCGACAACGTCCACCCGGACTTCTACGACCGTATCGAGTCGGAGCTGGGGCTGGAGCCGAACGGGGGCGACCAGGACGACGCCCTCTACACGGAGTTCAAGCGCGACCCGGACGTGATCTGTTACGAGTTCGCCGACGAGATCCCCCCGGAGTTCGACGTGGACTACGACAAGATGCTGGAGAAGACGCTGAAAGGCCCCATCGAGCGGATCACCGAGTCGCTGGGGCTGTCGTGGGACGAGATCGAGAGCGGCCAGACACAGACCGGGCTCGGTCAGTGGGGCTGA